One Insulibacter thermoxylanivorax genomic region harbors:
- a CDS encoding coiled-coil domain-containing protein, whose translation MRRRIWLLLLLLLLFPTAVYAHVVGAFKDFLVDIRDEDATERLRAELEDTRIQIENLTPHVERLNAAFTVKQDEQIPLLQFYQSIGTDVMLNFILDADSIVDVLANLRLIELKLDQDLAALNRLYLEYRTVKAARDALASYEQLLQMIEANLRSREEFLAEYGHLTDEEIADAADSLWAKEANVLDEILIADKDRVQRRIRQITVQDRPRAPFRIEQDLLNRYLELDYYIQSDHVYVHYAKNSLDIILIGMVTRDDERTASLKFEAGFMNGIRIADLYMNQMPGFVLDYSKLNPNSKDFYVDQTNGAIVLMPVEYAGE comes from the coding sequence ATGCGTAGGCGGATATGGCTGCTCCTGCTGCTCTTGCTTCTCTTCCCGACGGCGGTTTATGCCCATGTGGTCGGAGCGTTCAAGGATTTCCTTGTCGATATTCGTGATGAGGATGCGACGGAGCGTCTCCGCGCGGAACTGGAGGATACGCGCATTCAGATCGAGAACCTTACGCCCCACGTTGAGCGGTTGAATGCGGCATTTACGGTGAAGCAGGATGAGCAGATCCCGCTTCTCCAATTCTACCAATCCATCGGCACCGATGTGATGCTGAACTTTATCCTGGATGCCGATTCGATCGTCGATGTGCTGGCGAATCTGCGCTTGATCGAGCTCAAACTGGATCAGGACCTGGCTGCCTTGAATCGGCTGTATCTCGAGTATCGGACGGTAAAGGCGGCACGGGATGCCTTGGCGAGCTATGAACAGCTGCTGCAGATGATCGAAGCCAATCTCCGATCCCGCGAAGAATTCCTTGCCGAATACGGCCATCTGACGGATGAAGAGATCGCTGATGCCGCGGATTCACTCTGGGCGAAAGAAGCCAATGTACTGGATGAGATCCTTATTGCGGACAAGGATCGGGTGCAGCGGCGCATCCGCCAGATCACGGTCCAAGATCGCCCAAGAGCCCCTTTCCGCATCGAACAGGATTTGTTGAACCGTTATCTGGAGTTGGATTATTACATTCAGTCCGACCACGTGTATGTGCATTATGCGAAGAATTCCCTCGACATCATCTTGATCGGGATGGTGACGAGAGATGATGAGCGAACGGCGAGTTTGAAGTTCGAGGCGGGGTTTATGAACGGCATACGCATCGCGGATCTGTATATGAATCAGATGCCGGGCTTCGTCTTGGATTACAGCAAGCTGAATCCCAACTCCAAGGATTTCTACGTGGATCAGACGAATGGCGCGATCGTGTTGATGCCTGTTGAGTATGCAGGCGAATAA
- a CDS encoding cell division protein FtsX: MKIERMDGPKMDMPKRAPAAAVQRVSRLPRTGGTVLSYYLRDVQDGIRRNAGAAIATILLIFISLTLTGAMVLLAAGVDDVIRYLNDQVKIKVFVDPEIDTEEAARILEETSFVKSVEIETRDDALDKLQRFFRDMPHLFDSFRDSKLPDAILIEVTDSAQANLVAEQLAATRGITDVIYAQEFAKQVVAWSNTASTYGLIILIVFLLASVLTVSIAMNLALYQRQKDIRVKLLLGAKESHVRGQFLLEGVIIGFIGSLIAAFAVYLIYYYALYELQIRFSAVFDFSRPALNLILLGIIAFGVGIGLVGTYLSTRKLMKHA, translated from the coding sequence ATGAAGATTGAGAGAATGGACGGACCCAAGATGGACATGCCTAAACGGGCACCGGCAGCAGCCGTGCAGCGTGTATCCAGACTGCCGCGCACAGGCGGTACGGTACTCAGCTACTATCTGCGCGACGTTCAGGACGGCATCCGGCGCAATGCCGGCGCAGCGATCGCGACGATCCTGCTGATCTTCATCTCGCTGACGCTCACCGGGGCGATGGTGCTGCTCGCTGCAGGCGTCGATGATGTGATCCGTTATCTGAATGATCAGGTGAAGATCAAAGTCTTCGTCGATCCAGAGATCGATACTGAAGAGGCTGCGAGGATCCTGGAGGAAACCAGCTTCGTGAAGAGCGTGGAGATCGAGACGCGGGACGATGCCTTGGACAAGCTCCAGCGGTTCTTCCGTGATATGCCGCATCTCTTTGACTCCTTCCGCGACAGCAAGCTGCCGGATGCGATCTTGATCGAGGTCACCGATTCTGCCCAGGCGAATCTCGTAGCTGAGCAGCTGGCAGCGACCCGGGGCATCACGGATGTGATCTATGCGCAGGAATTCGCCAAGCAGGTAGTCGCTTGGTCGAATACTGCGAGTACATATGGTTTGATCATCCTCATCGTGTTCCTGCTTGCATCAGTCTTAACCGTAAGCATCGCGATGAATCTGGCGCTGTATCAGCGGCAGAAGGATATCCGCGTCAAGCTGCTCCTCGGAGCGAAGGAAAGCCATGTGCGCGGACAATTTCTCTTAGAAGGCGTCATCATCGGCTTCATCGGCAGTCTGATCGCTGCCTTCGCCGTCTATCTGATCTATTATTACGCCCTATATGAGCTGCAGATCCGCTTCTCCGCGGTGTTTGATTTCAGTCGACCGGCGTTGAATCTCATACTCCTCGGGATCATCGCTTTCGGGGTCGGGATCGGCCTGGTCGGCACCTATCTCTCGACAAGGAAGTTGATGAAACATGCGTAG
- a CDS encoding cell division ATP-binding protein FtsE has product MKSSKEGEQRMIEMKHVEKSYRQVPVLRDVNFRIERGEYVFLKGDSGSGKSTLLKILYRDIEDYSGEVTLDGKPLRSLARYESRRIAGTIFQTFELLGRKTVYENVALAGEVIGRREDEIKQETLNLLHRVGLSGKQDRYPHELSGGEQQRVAIARALLNKPKVLLADEPTGNLDPANAEKILDLLKQLNEEEGITMFIVTHAEELSHKYQARTLYVREGRVEE; this is encoded by the coding sequence TTGAAATCGTCGAAAGAGGGAGAGCAGCGGATGATCGAGATGAAGCATGTCGAGAAATCCTATCGTCAGGTGCCGGTGTTAAGGGATGTGAATTTTCGCATTGAACGGGGAGAATATGTCTTCCTCAAAGGGGATTCCGGTTCAGGCAAGAGCACGCTGCTGAAGATCCTGTATCGGGATATCGAAGACTACAGCGGCGAAGTGACCTTGGACGGGAAACCGCTGCGCTCGCTGGCCCGTTATGAAAGCCGCCGTATCGCCGGCACGATCTTCCAAACCTTCGAGCTCTTGGGCCGCAAGACGGTCTATGAGAATGTCGCTTTGGCGGGGGAGGTGATCGGCAGAAGAGAAGATGAGATCAAACAGGAGACGCTGAATCTGCTTCACCGCGTCGGCCTCAGCGGCAAGCAAGACCGCTACCCCCACGAGCTCTCCGGCGGAGAACAGCAGCGGGTGGCGATCGCGCGGGCCCTGCTGAACAAACCGAAGGTGCTGCTGGCCGATGAACCGACGGGCAACCTTGATCCTGCCAACGCAGAGAAGATCTTAGATCTGCTCAAACAACTAAACGAAGAAGAGGGCATCACCATGTTCATCGTCACCCATGCCGAGGAGCTGTCGCACAAGTATCAAGCACGGACGCTCTATGTCAGAGAGGGGCGAGTAGAAGAATGA
- a CDS encoding YlbF family regulator, producing MSEQAQELKLVHVRDLYVRGDIMKKAQELADVIAASEEVAIYRKAEKQIQENERVQSIIKLIKKKQKELVAFETTFKNEQMVRKIEKEIEELQDELDQIPIVAQFQQTQADINYLLQMVVSVIKESLSEKINLDSDHGNPPAKCD from the coding sequence ATGTCTGAACAAGCACAAGAATTGAAATTGGTTCATGTCCGCGACCTCTATGTCCGCGGCGACATCATGAAAAAGGCGCAGGAGCTGGCAGATGTGATTGCTGCTTCCGAGGAAGTGGCCATCTACCGCAAGGCGGAGAAACAGATTCAAGAGAACGAACGCGTCCAATCGATAATTAAATTGATCAAGAAAAAACAAAAGGAACTAGTCGCCTTCGAAACCACGTTCAAAAATGAGCAGATGGTGCGAAAAATCGAGAAGGAGATCGAAGAACTGCAGGACGAACTTGATCAAATTCCGATCGTTGCACAGTTCCAACAGACGCAAGCGGACATCAACTATCTGCTGCAGATGGTCGTGTCCGTCATCAAAGAATCGCTGTCCGAGAAGATCAATCTCGACTCGGATCATGGAAATCCGCCGGCAAAATGTGACTAA
- the miaB gene encoding tRNA (N6-isopentenyl adenosine(37)-C2)-methylthiotransferase MiaB: MTDRKKPAKDYSIYFQPPSYRDAKRRGKEDVRVHYDFKIADDLKSMGKGKFYHIQTYGCQMNEHDSEMMMGMLEEMGYTWTDNREEADVILLNTCAVRENAEDRVFGELGHLKSLKKEKPDLILGVCGCMSQEEGVVNRILTRHQYVDLIFGTHNIHRLPELLREAVFAKEMVVEVWSKEGDIIENLPKKRAGLKAWVNIMYGCDKFCTYCIVPYTRGKERSRRPADVIAEVRELARQGYKEITLLGQNVNAYGKDFEDIDYRFADLMADIQKIDIPRVRFTTSHPRDFDDKLIEVLARGGNMVEHIHLPVQSGSNEILKKMSRKYTRESYLELVRKIKEAIPNVVLTTDIIVGFPGETDAQFEETMSLVREAEFASAFTFIYSPREGTPAAKMADDVPMEVKKERLNRLNELVAELSLKDNMKLSGQTVEVLVEGVSKNNPEFLSGRTRTNKLVHFKGPASLTGQFIDVKITEVQTWLFKGEIAAVHALEA; this comes from the coding sequence GTGACGGATCGTAAGAAACCTGCAAAGGACTATTCGATATATTTTCAACCGCCATCCTACCGAGACGCGAAGAGACGCGGTAAGGAGGATGTTCGTGTTCATTATGATTTTAAGATCGCTGATGATCTTAAATCTATGGGCAAGGGCAAATTCTATCATATCCAAACTTACGGTTGTCAGATGAACGAGCATGACAGCGAGATGATGATGGGCATGCTCGAGGAGATGGGCTACACTTGGACCGATAACCGGGAGGAAGCGGATGTCATCTTGCTGAACACCTGTGCGGTTCGTGAAAATGCGGAAGACAGGGTGTTCGGCGAACTCGGTCATCTCAAATCGCTGAAGAAGGAAAAGCCCGATCTCATCCTCGGCGTATGCGGCTGCATGTCGCAAGAGGAAGGCGTGGTCAATCGCATCTTGACCAGACATCAGTACGTTGATCTGATCTTCGGCACCCATAATATCCATCGCTTGCCGGAGCTGCTTCGCGAAGCGGTGTTCGCCAAGGAGATGGTTGTCGAAGTCTGGTCGAAGGAAGGCGACATCATCGAGAACCTGCCGAAGAAGCGCGCCGGTTTGAAAGCATGGGTGAACATCATGTACGGCTGCGATAAGTTCTGCACGTACTGCATCGTTCCTTATACGAGAGGGAAGGAGCGCAGCCGGAGGCCGGCGGACGTAATCGCGGAGGTACGCGAGCTGGCTCGCCAAGGATACAAGGAGATCACGCTGCTTGGCCAGAACGTGAATGCCTACGGCAAGGATTTCGAGGATATCGACTACCGCTTTGCCGATCTGATGGCGGATATTCAGAAGATCGATATTCCGCGTGTGCGGTTCACGACTTCCCATCCGCGCGATTTCGATGATAAGCTGATCGAAGTGCTGGCCCGCGGCGGCAATATGGTCGAACATATCCACCTGCCTGTGCAGTCGGGAAGCAATGAGATCCTGAAGAAGATGAGCCGCAAGTATACGAGGGAGTCCTATCTTGAGCTGGTGCGCAAGATCAAAGAAGCGATTCCGAACGTGGTCTTAACAACGGACATCATCGTGGGCTTCCCAGGCGAGACCGATGCGCAGTTCGAGGAGACGATGTCTCTGGTGCGCGAAGCAGAGTTCGCTTCAGCCTTTACCTTCATCTACTCTCCGCGTGAGGGCACGCCAGCAGCCAAGATGGCCGATGATGTGCCGATGGAAGTGAAGAAAGAGCGCTTGAATCGCTTGAATGAATTGGTCGCTGAACTCAGTCTGAAGGACAACATGAAGCTGAGCGGTCAGACGGTAGAAGTGCTCGTCGAAGGCGTCAGCAAGAACAATCCCGAATTCCTTTCCGGCCGCACCAGAACGAACAAACTCGTTCATTTCAAGGGACCGGCTTCGCTTACAGGTCAATTCATCGATGTCAAGATCACCGAGGTTCAGACCTGGTTGTTCAAAGGTGAAATCGCAGCGGTCCACGCTTTGGAAGCGTGA
- the pduL gene encoding phosphate propanoyltransferase has translation MKKVPVGVSARHIHLSQEHIEILFGKGYELKVLKDLSQPGQYAAEETVAVVGPKGRFDKVRILGPARSKTQLEISRTDSYALGIPAPVRESGDIAGTPGVKIIGPAGEVEIEEGVIVAARHIHFHTEDAKKWGIEDKQKLRVRVIGERPLIFEDVIARVSDQFALDMHIDTDEANAAGVKNGGEAIILDE, from the coding sequence ATGAAAAAAGTACCAGTAGGCGTATCGGCAAGACATATCCATCTTTCTCAAGAACATATTGAGATTCTGTTTGGCAAGGGCTATGAACTCAAGGTCTTGAAAGACCTCTCGCAGCCGGGGCAATATGCTGCAGAAGAAACCGTCGCCGTTGTCGGTCCTAAGGGCAGATTCGACAAAGTTCGTATTCTTGGTCCTGCACGGAGCAAGACGCAGCTTGAAATTTCGCGTACGGATTCCTATGCTTTGGGCATTCCAGCACCGGTGCGTGAATCCGGAGATATCGCCGGCACGCCGGGCGTGAAGATCATCGGACCTGCCGGTGAAGTAGAGATTGAAGAAGGAGTGATCGTCGCAGCGCGCCATATCCACTTCCATACGGAGGATGCGAAGAAGTGGGGCATCGAAGACAAGCAGAAGCTGCGCGTCAGAGTCATCGGTGAACGCCCGCTCATCTTTGAAGATGTCATCGCGCGTGTCTCCGACCAATTCGCTTTGGACATGCATATCGATACGGATGAGGCCAATGCTGCCGGCGTCAAAAACGGCGGGGAAGCGATCATCCTCGACGAATAA
- a CDS encoding 2-oxoacid:ferredoxin oxidoreductase subunit beta → MATFKDFRNNVKPNWCPGCGDFSVQAAIQRAAANAGLEPENLAIVSGIGCSGRISGYINCYGFHGIHGRALPIAQGLKLANRDLTVIASGGDGDGFAIGMGHTIHAIRRNVNITYIVMDNQIYGLTKGQTSPRSAFGFKTKSTPEGSVESPLSPLEIAMAAGATFVAQSFSSNLKQLTELIEQGIKHEGFAFINVFSPCVTFNKINTYDWFKENIVDLAEFEDYDPSNRVMAMSKIMETNGLLTGLIYQDTSRKSYEDLVPGFKKEPLVNQDIRLTEEDFEELMVEFR, encoded by the coding sequence ATGGCTACGTTTAAAGACTTCCGCAATAATGTCAAGCCGAACTGGTGCCCGGGATGCGGGGACTTCTCCGTACAGGCTGCGATCCAAAGGGCAGCGGCCAATGCAGGCTTAGAGCCGGAGAATCTGGCCATTGTGTCCGGTATCGGCTGCTCCGGCCGCATCTCCGGTTACATCAACTGCTATGGTTTCCATGGCATCCATGGACGCGCTCTGCCCATCGCTCAGGGATTGAAGCTGGCTAACCGTGATCTGACGGTCATCGCCTCCGGCGGTGACGGGGACGGCTTTGCCATCGGGATGGGGCATACGATTCATGCGATTCGGCGCAATGTGAATATTACTTACATCGTGATGGATAATCAGATCTATGGTTTGACGAAGGGTCAAACTTCACCGCGCAGCGCCTTCGGTTTCAAGACGAAGTCGACTCCGGAGGGCTCCGTGGAATCCCCGCTTTCGCCCCTTGAGATCGCGATGGCTGCCGGCGCAACCTTCGTTGCCCAGTCTTTTTCCAGCAATCTCAAACAGCTGACAGAGCTGATCGAACAGGGGATCAAACACGAAGGATTCGCCTTTATCAACGTATTCAGCCCTTGCGTCACCTTCAACAAGATCAATACCTACGATTGGTTCAAGGAGAATATCGTTGATCTCGCCGAATTCGAGGACTATGACCCGTCCAACCGGGTAATGGCGATGAGCAAGATCATGGAGACGAACGGGCTGCTGACAGGCTTGATCTATCAAGATACATCACGCAAGTCCTATGAAGATCTCGTACCGGGTTTCAAGAAAGAACCCCTTGTCAATCAGGATATCAGATTAACAGAGGAAGATTTTGAAGAATTGATGGTGGAATTTAGATAA
- a CDS encoding 2-oxoacid:acceptor oxidoreductase subunit alpha: MISQLSWKIGGQQGEGLESTDRIFSTALNRLGYYLYGYRHFSSRIKGGHTNNKIRISTYPIRAISDDLDILVAFDQETIDLNAHELREGGIIIADAKFNPTIPENLSAKLYAVPFTGIAEELGTSLMKNMVATGASAALLGLSIDVIKEVVEEEFGRKGPAVVEKNVEAVSRGAQYILELTGGPLEEFRLAPGDGAERLFMIGNDAIGLGALAAGCRIMAAYPITPASEIMEYLIRKLPKYGGTVVQTEDEIAAVTMAIGANYGGVRAMTASAGPGLSLMMEAIGLAGMTETPIVIVDTQRGGPSTGLPTKQEQSDLNALVYGTHGEIPKVVIAPSTIEECFYDTVEAFNIAEKYQCPVIIMTDLQLSLGKQSAEKLDFSRVKIERGKLLRDLPPLAANELFKRYEFTEDGISPRVLPGDKHGLHHVTGVEHDQEGRPSENHVNRKKMMEKRLKKLKNLRITDAIKIDAPHEEPDLLIIGMGSTGGTIDEARSRLDAKTNHITIRQICPFPAEELRPYIEKAKVIAVVENNATGQLADQIKLHVGSHEKIRNILKYDGNPFLPSELYHACKELI, from the coding sequence ATGATCAGCCAGCTATCATGGAAGATCGGGGGACAACAAGGGGAAGGCTTGGAAAGCACGGACAGAATTTTCTCGACAGCCCTTAACCGTCTAGGCTATTATCTGTACGGTTATCGTCATTTCTCTTCTCGGATTAAGGGCGGTCATACCAACAACAAGATTCGCATCAGCACCTATCCAATCCGCGCGATCTCCGACGACCTGGACATTCTGGTTGCGTTCGATCAGGAAACGATCGATCTGAACGCGCATGAATTAAGGGAAGGCGGAATTATTATTGCGGATGCAAAGTTTAACCCGACCATTCCTGAAAACCTGTCTGCGAAGTTGTATGCTGTACCCTTCACCGGCATCGCGGAGGAGCTTGGCACTTCGCTGATGAAGAACATGGTGGCTACGGGGGCATCTGCTGCTTTGCTGGGTTTGTCGATTGATGTCATCAAGGAAGTCGTGGAAGAGGAGTTTGGACGCAAAGGACCTGCTGTTGTTGAGAAAAACGTGGAAGCGGTATCGCGGGGCGCGCAGTACATCTTAGAGTTGACGGGCGGTCCGCTGGAAGAGTTCCGTTTGGCACCGGGGGACGGGGCGGAGAGGCTGTTCATGATCGGCAACGACGCCATTGGACTGGGAGCGCTTGCAGCCGGATGTCGGATTATGGCAGCTTATCCGATTACACCGGCTTCCGAGATTATGGAGTACCTGATCAGGAAACTGCCGAAGTACGGCGGCACCGTCGTGCAGACGGAGGATGAGATCGCTGCAGTGACGATGGCGATCGGCGCCAACTACGGCGGTGTCAGGGCGATGACGGCTTCCGCCGGTCCGGGATTGTCGCTGATGATGGAAGCGATCGGCCTTGCCGGCATGACGGAGACGCCCATCGTCATCGTCGATACACAGCGCGGCGGCCCGAGTACGGGACTGCCGACGAAGCAAGAGCAGAGTGATTTGAATGCGCTTGTATACGGCACACATGGAGAGATCCCGAAAGTCGTGATCGCTCCGAGCACGATCGAGGAATGCTTCTATGATACAGTGGAAGCCTTCAATATCGCAGAGAAGTACCAATGCCCGGTCATCATCATGACAGATCTGCAATTGTCTCTGGGCAAGCAGTCGGCTGAGAAACTTGACTTCAGCCGGGTAAAGATTGAACGCGGTAAATTGTTAAGGGACCTTCCGCCGCTTGCTGCCAATGAGCTGTTCAAGCGGTATGAATTCACAGAGGACGGGATATCGCCGCGTGTTCTCCCCGGCGACAAGCATGGTCTGCATCATGTTACAGGTGTCGAACATGACCAGGAAGGCAGGCCTTCTGAGAATCATGTGAACCGCAAGAAGATGATGGAGAAGCGTCTGAAGAAGCTGAAGAACCTGCGCATCACCGATGCGATCAAGATAGACGCGCCGCATGAAGAACCGGATCTCCTGATCATCGGCATGGGATCCACGGGCGGAACGATCGATGAGGCGCGCAGCCGGCTCGATGCGAAGACGAATCATATCACGATTCGCCAGATCTGCCCGTTCCCGGCAGAAGAACTTAGACCATATATCGAGAAGGCGAAGGTCATCGCCGTTGTCGAGAACAATGCCACCGGTCAGCTGGCTGATCAGATCAAATTACATGTCGGATCACATGAGAAGATTCGCAATATCTTAAAGTATGACGGCAATCCGTTCCTGCCTTCTGAACTGTACCATGCTTGTAAGGAGCTGATCTAA
- a CDS encoding dipeptidase, with amino-acid sequence MRIYDLHCDVLYKMLLEPRLSFSDDKTLDVTYERLVEGGIGLQAFAIFLPEDRVPTFEMVEEAVHAFHTSILSRPKMVFVKSREDLSRAEREGGIGALLTLEGAEGLMGSLEYLQRAYDLGVRCLGLTWNYANWAADGVLEERRAGLTLKGRELVARCDEIGMIIDISHLNEPGFWEVLEFGKRPVIASHSNAAAVTGHPRNLSDEQIQAVIVRGGCIGITFVPDFIGGGQGIADVLKHLDHVCSLGGEDHVGFGSDFDGIDEYLHGLTHPGQYVKLTEALHKHYSSEQVEKFLHQNWRRFLEANLPE; translated from the coding sequence ATGCGAATCTATGATCTGCATTGCGATGTGTTATATAAGATGCTGCTGGAGCCGAGACTCAGTTTCTCGGATGACAAGACCTTGGATGTGACCTATGAACGGCTGGTGGAGGGCGGGATCGGACTGCAAGCCTTTGCCATCTTCCTGCCGGAGGACCGGGTGCCGACCTTCGAGATGGTAGAAGAAGCGGTGCATGCCTTCCACACTTCGATCTTAAGCCGGCCGAAGATGGTCTTCGTCAAGAGCCGTGAGGACCTCAGCCGCGCAGAGCGGGAAGGCGGAATCGGCGCTCTCCTCACCCTCGAAGGCGCAGAAGGACTGATGGGCAGCCTGGAATACTTGCAGCGGGCTTATGATCTGGGTGTGCGCTGTCTCGGGCTGACATGGAACTATGCGAACTGGGCGGCGGACGGCGTGTTGGAGGAGAGGAGGGCGGGACTTACGCTTAAGGGAAGAGAACTTGTGGCCCGCTGTGATGAGATCGGGATGATCATCGACATCTCTCACCTGAATGAGCCGGGATTCTGGGAGGTGCTGGAGTTTGGCAAGCGGCCGGTCATCGCATCTCATTCCAACGCAGCAGCGGTCACCGGTCATCCTCGCAATCTAAGCGATGAGCAGATCCAAGCGGTGATCGTTCGCGGCGGATGCATCGGCATTACCTTCGTCCCGGATTTTATCGGCGGCGGGCAGGGGATCGCTGATGTGCTGAAGCATCTTGACCACGTATGTTCCTTGGGAGGGGAAGATCATGTCGGCTTTGGCTCGGATTTCGACGGCATCGATGAATATCTACACGGACTGACTCATCCAGGACAATATGTGAAGTTGACTGAAGCCTTGCACAAACATTACAGCAGCGAACAAGTTGAGAAATTTCTGCATCAAAATTGGCGGCGGTTTCTCGAGGCCAACTTGCCGGAATAA
- a CDS encoding stage V sporulation protein S, with amino-acid sequence MEVLKVSAKSNPNSVAGALAGVLRERGAAELQAIGAGALNQAIKAVAIARGFVAPSGVDLICIPAFTDIVIDGEDRTAIKLIVEPR; translated from the coding sequence ATGGAAGTATTAAAAGTTTCTGCAAAGTCCAACCCAAACTCGGTGGCTGGTGCACTTGCTGGCGTTCTGCGTGAACGCGGCGCCGCTGAATTACAGGCGATCGGTGCAGGTGCGCTTAATCAAGCGATAAAGGCAGTCGCTATCGCAAGAGGATTTGTAGCGCCTAGTGGAGTTGACCTGATCTGTATTCCTGCCTTCACTGATATCGTCATTGACGGGGAAGATCGCACAGCGATCAAGCTCATCGTAGAACCTAGATAA